Proteins encoded together in one Nitrospira sp. window:
- a CDS encoding polysaccharide biosynthesis/export family protein produces the protein MKFISSGGVLGRYGRLGVLVGTFYMALIVHGTGVASEPMNTESSYLLGPEDVLKVAVWKDEHLTQEMVVRPDGMITFPLAGEVMAAGRTAEDIRLEITKRLTKYLPTPNVTVTVVKVQSYRIYVLGRVVKPGEYQAGHNTDVLQALSMAGGLTPYAAENDIKIIRRQNGTDEMVFPFRYGDARKGKDLEQNIVLQRGDVVMVP, from the coding sequence ATGAAGTTCATAAGTAGCGGTGGTGTCTTGGGGCGGTATGGTCGTCTCGGCGTGCTGGTTGGAACATTTTATATGGCGCTCATCGTCCACGGAACCGGCGTTGCCTCTGAACCCATGAATACAGAGTCTTCCTACCTCCTTGGACCGGAAGACGTGCTGAAAGTCGCAGTGTGGAAGGATGAGCATTTGACACAGGAAATGGTCGTGCGGCCGGACGGAATGATTACCTTCCCTTTAGCAGGGGAAGTCATGGCCGCGGGGCGGACGGCCGAGGATATCCGCCTTGAGATCACGAAACGTCTGACCAAATATCTGCCGACGCCGAATGTGACGGTAACCGTCGTTAAGGTGCAAAGCTATCGCATTTACGTACTTGGGCGTGTCGTTAAGCCGGGGGAGTATCAGGCTGGGCACAATACGGACGTGTTGCAAGCCCTGAGTATGGCCGGAGGCTTGACGCCCTATGCCGCGGAGAATGACATTAAGATTATCCGTCGACAGAATGGAACTGATGAGATGGTCTTCCCGTTCCGCTACGGCGATGCGCGCAAGGGCAAGGATCTTGAGCAAAACATCGTGCTCCAGCGCGGTGATGTGGTGATGGTGCCGTGA
- a CDS encoding CpsD/CapB family tyrosine-protein kinase, whose amino-acid sequence MEYLHQAQEQFKRQNGSSDHELPRSGGNSLSQTSVIVYSSTRTISLPDHETRAYPLITGSEEGEFVDAYKMLRARVIRRFSEKGWTVLGVSSPTAHEGKTLTAVNLSLALALDLAHTVLLVDADLRHPNVHRAFGLEQAQGLTEYLFDAAPLTQLLIHPGVGRLVFLPGGRAIKNSAEALASPKMAALAQELKHRYPSRLIVFDLPPILSRPDVLGVSPYIDALLLVAEEGRTSSADVEQALAVIGGSIPILGGVLNKSGRKQLTTRRAMDLFRTDVG is encoded by the coding sequence ATGGAATATCTCCATCAAGCGCAGGAGCAATTTAAGCGACAGAACGGCTCATCAGATCATGAGCTGCCTCGCTCGGGCGGGAATTCCCTGAGTCAGACTTCGGTGATCGTCTATTCCTCGACCAGAACGATCTCGCTTCCTGACCATGAGACGCGGGCCTACCCATTGATCACCGGTTCCGAGGAAGGAGAATTTGTCGACGCCTACAAGATGCTGCGGGCTCGAGTGATTCGTCGGTTTAGTGAAAAGGGATGGACCGTTCTGGGAGTCTCCAGTCCCACTGCGCATGAGGGGAAGACCTTGACGGCAGTGAACCTCTCGCTGGCTCTCGCGCTGGACCTGGCTCATACGGTGTTATTGGTCGATGCGGATCTGAGGCACCCGAATGTTCATCGTGCATTTGGATTAGAGCAGGCCCAGGGGTTGACGGAATACTTGTTCGATGCCGCGCCGCTCACGCAACTGCTGATTCACCCAGGAGTCGGGCGATTGGTTTTTCTTCCGGGAGGCCGTGCGATCAAAAATTCCGCGGAGGCTCTGGCCTCGCCGAAGATGGCCGCCCTTGCGCAAGAACTCAAACATCGCTACCCGTCCCGTTTGATCGTGTTCGATCTCCCTCCGATCTTGTCCCGTCCGGATGTCTTGGGGGTCAGTCCCTATATCGACGCATTGCTGCTTGTGGCTGAAGAAGGCCGAACCTCCTCAGCAGATGTGGAGCAAGCGCTCGCGGTCATCGGTGGCAGTATTCCGATCCTCGGGGGAGTCCTCAATAAATCGGGACGCAAGCAATTGACTACACGACGAGCAATGGACTTGTTCCGGACAGATGTGGGCTGA
- a CDS encoding response regulator, producing the protein MVMRPPTVLVIEDDASVRTLLAQILEDAGYQTYEAANGREGLERFRAQPMDLVITDLEMPEMNGLDLILELTRAFLNVKVIAMSGHSSDELQTARLLGARQTFAKPLDLPTLLRAIQYELLH; encoded by the coding sequence ATGGTGATGAGGCCTCCCACGGTTCTAGTGATTGAAGACGATGCGTCGGTGAGAACATTACTGGCCCAGATTCTCGAGGATGCGGGGTATCAAACCTACGAGGCTGCCAATGGCCGAGAGGGGCTTGAACGGTTCCGGGCGCAGCCCATGGATCTGGTCATTACAGACTTGGAGATGCCTGAAATGAATGGGCTGGACCTCATCTTGGAACTGACTCGCGCGTTTCTGAATGTGAAAGTCATTGCCATGAGTGGACACTCCTCAGATGAACTGCAGACGGCCAGGCTCCTTGGGGCGCGGCAGACTTTTGCGAAGCCGCTGGATCTTCCAACATTGCTTCGTGCCATTCAGTATGAATTACTGCATTAG
- a CDS encoding OmpA family protein: MTRVVTKLGAIVAVGLLFLSDQGCSKKWVQSESEGGSGSTSSKAPTISGGSPSGELNGFSRNPNEERLSQGGQSGQAGHPTSLNPSNVIVRQQVELTKEEQAAVEAGLQDVFFGYDQWALSEAGMEALNQDAAYLKDHPGAVLKIEGHCDERGTSDYNMVLGDKRAKAARNYLREAGINPNQLAIVSYGKERPFCSERNESCHQQNRRGHMLLSTK; the protein is encoded by the coding sequence ATGACTAGAGTAGTCACGAAGTTGGGAGCGATAGTGGCCGTGGGGCTTCTTTTCTTGTCGGACCAAGGGTGTAGCAAGAAATGGGTGCAGTCCGAGAGTGAAGGCGGATCAGGGAGTACTAGTTCAAAGGCTCCAACCATTTCCGGCGGAAGTCCAAGTGGAGAGCTCAATGGATTTTCGCGCAATCCTAACGAAGAACGTCTTTCGCAAGGCGGACAGAGTGGACAAGCCGGACATCCAACGAGTCTGAACCCCTCAAACGTCATCGTGCGGCAACAGGTAGAGCTCACGAAAGAAGAACAGGCTGCCGTCGAAGCCGGGTTGCAGGATGTGTTCTTCGGTTATGACCAATGGGCATTATCTGAAGCAGGTATGGAGGCGCTCAATCAGGATGCCGCTTATCTCAAGGACCATCCTGGAGCCGTGCTCAAGATCGAGGGCCATTGTGATGAGCGAGGGACGAGCGACTACAACATGGTGCTCGGTGACAAACGTGCCAAGGCGGCTCGCAACTACCTGAGAGAAGCGGGGATCAACCCCAATCAACTCGCGATCGTGTCATATGGGAAGGAGCGACCGTTCTGCAGCGAGCGAAACGAATCCTGCCACCAGCAGAATAGACGGGGACACATGTTGCTGTCGACGAAGTGA
- a CDS encoding PilZ domain-containing protein — protein sequence MKKLRSFFQSEQAETVQNRPNPDERRVQPRFTAQFRGTFSGSKHEGQGRTVDISAGGCKIESEMKVEQGAKFECRLHIPGLDWPLRIDEATVRWVGANSFGLLFSRIAPDELVKLTLALADLEADE from the coding sequence GTGAAAAAGCTTCGTTCCTTCTTCCAATCGGAACAGGCGGAAACTGTTCAGAACCGGCCGAATCCGGACGAACGCCGAGTGCAACCGCGGTTTACGGCTCAGTTTCGCGGCACATTTTCTGGAAGCAAACACGAAGGGCAGGGGCGAACAGTAGATATTTCAGCTGGTGGCTGTAAGATCGAAAGTGAGATGAAGGTGGAGCAAGGCGCGAAATTCGAGTGCCGGCTCCACATTCCAGGTCTTGATTGGCCGTTACGGATCGACGAAGCGACTGTGCGGTGGGTTGGGGCGAATAGCTTCGGCCTCTTGTTTTCACGTATTGCTCCAGACGAGTTGGTCAAACTGACATTAGCTCTCGCCGATCTCGAAGCGGACGAGTAA
- the msrA gene encoding peptide-methionine (S)-S-oxide reductase MsrA, which yields MGDELRTSVPGKDVAILAGGCFWCLEAVYDQVRGVEAVESGYIGGLPDNPTYEAVCGGQTGHAEAVRITFNTAVISYQDLLEIFFAIHDPTTLNRQGNDIGTQYRSAIFYHSPAQQQTAEQVIKAVADEKLYAAPIVTQVIEARRWYEAEAYHQEYFARNPLQGYCQFVVGPKVAKFRKQFTARLKA from the coding sequence ATGGGGGACGAATTACGAACGAGCGTACCAGGGAAGGATGTTGCCATCCTTGCCGGGGGCTGCTTTTGGTGTCTTGAAGCCGTCTATGATCAGGTGCGAGGCGTGGAAGCGGTCGAGTCTGGGTATATCGGTGGACTCCCAGACAATCCCACTTACGAAGCGGTCTGTGGGGGGCAGACAGGCCATGCTGAAGCCGTGCGGATCACGTTCAATACAGCAGTGATCTCATACCAAGACCTGCTTGAAATATTTTTTGCGATTCACGATCCCACCACGCTCAATCGGCAAGGCAACGATATCGGTACGCAATACCGTTCAGCGATCTTTTACCATAGTCCTGCCCAGCAACAAACGGCTGAGCAGGTGATTAAGGCCGTGGCAGATGAAAAACTGTATGCGGCTCCTATCGTGACGCAGGTCATTGAGGCAAGGCGATGGTATGAAGCCGAAGCCTATCATCAGGAGTATTTTGCTCGAAATCCGCTACAGGGGTACTGCCAATTCGTAGTGGGACCAAAGGTGGCAAAGTTTCGCAAGCAGTTTACCGCGAGGCTCAAGGCCTAA
- a CDS encoding phosphate ABC transporter substrate-binding protein, with protein sequence MKLLVAKHGLSCGVLLGALLSVTPSVYADDAIVLDPALKGYVKVTGVAGNVNSIGSDTLNNLMTLWAEGFRKQYPNVKIQIEGKGSSTAPPALIEGTAQLGPMSRAMKSTEIDSFERKFRYKPTAFPVAIDALAVYVNKDNPVQGLTMAQVDAIFSKTRRVGAQQNLERWGQLGITGEVAASPISVYGRNSASGTYGFFKEFALKNGDFKDEVKEQPGSASVVQGITEDPAGIGYSGIGYLTSGVRVLPLAEKEGAPLVAPTQANAINGSYPLWRHLLVYVNKAPNKPLDPLVKEFIKFIYSKEGQAIVIKDGFFPLPQSVIEKELPKVE encoded by the coding sequence ATGAAACTGTTGGTTGCAAAGCATGGTCTATCGTGCGGTGTTCTCCTTGGAGCTCTTCTTTCGGTTACCCCGTCGGTCTATGCCGATGATGCCATCGTGCTCGACCCGGCTTTAAAAGGCTATGTGAAAGTCACCGGGGTAGCCGGTAATGTCAACAGTATCGGTTCAGATACACTCAACAATCTCATGACGCTCTGGGCGGAAGGCTTTCGTAAGCAATATCCGAACGTCAAAATTCAAATCGAAGGCAAGGGCTCCAGTACTGCACCTCCGGCTTTGATTGAAGGAACGGCTCAGCTGGGGCCAATGTCCCGAGCAATGAAAAGCACCGAGATCGATTCTTTCGAGAGGAAGTTTCGGTACAAACCAACTGCCTTCCCGGTGGCCATCGATGCGCTTGCGGTGTATGTCAACAAGGATAACCCTGTCCAAGGGCTTACGATGGCGCAGGTGGATGCGATCTTCTCGAAGACTCGCCGAGTTGGAGCGCAGCAGAACCTTGAGCGGTGGGGCCAACTGGGGATTACCGGCGAAGTGGCTGCCTCTCCGATCAGTGTCTACGGCCGAAACTCCGCATCCGGCACCTATGGGTTTTTCAAAGAGTTTGCGCTGAAGAACGGCGATTTTAAGGATGAAGTCAAGGAACAGCCCGGTTCAGCATCCGTGGTGCAGGGAATTACAGAAGATCCGGCAGGTATCGGCTATAGTGGGATCGGGTACTTGACGTCCGGGGTTCGAGTCCTCCCATTGGCAGAAAAGGAGGGAGCACCCCTCGTGGCCCCCACACAAGCAAATGCCATAAATGGGTCCTATCCTCTCTGGCGTCATCTGTTGGTCTATGTTAATAAGGCGCCGAATAAGCCACTCGATCCGCTCGTCAAGGAGTTTATCAAGTTCATTTATAGCAAAGAAGGTCAAGCCATCGTCATCAAGGACGGGTTTTTCCCGCTGCCCCAGAGCGTCATTGAAAAAGAATTGCCGAAGGTTGAATGA
- a CDS encoding ABC transporter permease subunit encodes MNVPPLTPVPAFQGEPYPGRGPTPAPALVGGLFTRRQIRSITDGITRFIIKTGGISIILCILGMCVFLVKEVIPLFLPPQATLTEPIALPQHERPTAAALVGIDEHQELAYVLRGDTLEFVFLGEGTAAISKVPSQGLLPNGSVTALARALGKGHNLALGTEDGRIIPVTIEFTQVFQDSERSIVPAVRVGTSIAAAPTPQPIAKLAYQSTDSEVRIAAQLEDQHLWLTTSRTVSRPDGTSSVSTTQVDLTSSITGRVTALTFASRVELLAVGTEEGKVYLFDLRDAAKPILAETMQVSEQGGAITALAYLMGDRSLIVGDAAGQVAVWMPVREHPGTNQTKMTAVHRFAPHQSTVTDITISQRDKGFITTDAEGGIRLHHSTSAQTLLALTPRQGALRNTFFSPKADGLVGLTESSRVIHYQISNLYPEITLTTLFSPVMYEGYERPELVWQSSSGSDDFEAKFSLTPLIFGTIKGTVYAVLLAVPLAVLAAIYTSMFMHPDYRTKIKPTIEIMAALPTVVLGFLAGLWFAPVLERNVPAMAGMVLVTPFAVAVSAGLFLLLPASIRHRIRPGIEALLMMPVIIAVVWGCLATNAWWESFLFDGHYKPWLQTHLGLNYDQRNALVVGVAMGFAIIPIIYSISEEALSNVPKNLIAGSLALGATRWQTLVYLVLISASPGIFSALMIGLGRAVGETMIVLMATGNTPIIDWSPFNGFRTLSANIAVEIPEAPHGGTLYRTLFLAGLLLFVATFLLNTVAELVRQRLREKYSQF; translated from the coding sequence ATGAACGTGCCGCCGCTCACTCCGGTACCAGCGTTTCAAGGAGAGCCCTACCCCGGCCGTGGCCCAACGCCGGCCCCGGCCCTTGTGGGGGGACTGTTCACCCGACGTCAAATCAGATCAATCACCGATGGGATCACTCGCTTCATCATCAAGACGGGCGGGATCAGTATTATTTTGTGCATTCTGGGGATGTGTGTCTTTCTCGTCAAAGAAGTCATCCCGCTTTTTCTCCCGCCTCAGGCAACTCTAACCGAGCCCATTGCTCTTCCTCAACATGAGCGTCCAACGGCCGCAGCCCTCGTCGGCATTGACGAACATCAAGAGCTCGCCTATGTCTTGCGCGGCGACACTCTTGAGTTTGTCTTTCTAGGGGAAGGCACAGCTGCCATATCAAAAGTGCCTTCACAAGGCTTGCTGCCCAACGGCTCTGTCACCGCGTTAGCCAGAGCCTTGGGGAAGGGGCACAATCTTGCTCTGGGCACGGAGGACGGACGCATTATCCCGGTGACGATTGAGTTTACGCAAGTCTTTCAAGACAGCGAACGTTCGATCGTTCCAGCTGTCCGGGTTGGAACTTCTATTGCTGCCGCACCGACTCCCCAACCAATTGCCAAATTGGCCTATCAGAGCACGGACTCCGAGGTGCGGATTGCCGCTCAGCTTGAAGACCAGCATCTCTGGCTGACTACCAGCCGCACCGTCTCTCGTCCTGATGGAACATCCTCTGTTTCGACTACACAGGTCGATTTGACGTCTAGCATCACCGGTCGCGTGACCGCGCTCACGTTCGCAAGTCGAGTGGAGCTGCTTGCCGTTGGGACGGAAGAGGGCAAGGTGTATCTCTTTGATCTCCGGGATGCGGCCAAGCCTATTCTTGCTGAGACGATGCAGGTTTCTGAACAAGGCGGGGCAATTACCGCGCTGGCCTATCTAATGGGGGACCGCAGTCTTATTGTCGGTGATGCGGCTGGGCAGGTGGCTGTGTGGATGCCAGTGAGGGAGCATCCTGGAACGAATCAGACCAAGATGACGGCCGTCCATCGGTTCGCTCCTCATCAGAGCACCGTGACCGACATCACGATTTCACAGCGTGATAAGGGGTTCATCACGACCGATGCCGAAGGCGGAATCCGGCTGCACCATTCGACGTCTGCACAGACACTACTCGCGCTGACTCCACGACAGGGTGCCCTCCGCAATACGTTTTTCTCGCCGAAGGCGGATGGCCTCGTCGGCTTGACTGAGAGTAGTCGAGTGATCCATTACCAGATCTCGAATCTCTATCCGGAAATTACCCTGACGACCTTATTTTCCCCAGTGATGTACGAGGGTTATGAGCGACCTGAGCTGGTGTGGCAGTCCTCAAGCGGCTCGGATGACTTCGAGGCCAAGTTCAGTTTAACGCCACTCATCTTTGGGACAATCAAAGGGACAGTCTATGCCGTGCTTCTCGCAGTTCCGTTGGCGGTATTAGCCGCGATTTACACCTCGATGTTCATGCATCCTGATTATCGGACCAAGATCAAACCGACTATTGAAATCATGGCGGCACTTCCGACGGTGGTCCTCGGATTCCTAGCCGGACTCTGGTTCGCCCCGGTTCTGGAACGGAACGTTCCTGCGATGGCGGGAATGGTCTTGGTGACCCCCTTCGCCGTCGCCGTTTCTGCCGGACTCTTTCTGCTGTTGCCCGCCTCTATTCGGCATCGAATCCGGCCTGGGATCGAAGCGCTACTCATGATGCCCGTCATCATCGCCGTGGTGTGGGGATGCTTGGCGACGAATGCCTGGTGGGAGTCTTTCCTATTTGATGGTCACTATAAGCCGTGGCTTCAGACCCACCTGGGTCTGAATTATGACCAACGCAATGCTCTTGTCGTGGGGGTAGCGATGGGATTTGCCATTATCCCGATCATCTACAGTATTTCAGAAGAGGCGCTTTCTAACGTCCCGAAGAATCTCATTGCTGGGTCCCTGGCACTTGGCGCGACACGCTGGCAGACGCTGGTGTATCTCGTCCTTATCTCGGCCAGTCCGGGCATCTTCTCGGCATTGATGATCGGGCTCGGTCGGGCTGTGGGAGAGACCATGATCGTCCTGATGGCGACGGGGAATACACCCATCATAGACTGGAGCCCGTTCAACGGTTTCCGGACGCTGTCCGCCAATATCGCCGTGGAAATCCCTGAAGCACCGCATGGGGGGACCCTGTATCGCACGCTCTTTCTGGCGGGGCTGCTCCTCTTTGTCGCGACCTTTCTGCTCAACACGGTCGCGGAACTGGTTCGACAGCGGCTCAGGGAGAAGTATAGTCAGTTCTAG
- the pstA gene encoding phosphate ABC transporter permease PstA — protein MKQWIRQFMASGELFIWGCGAGLSLSLLMIGGLLVLILMNGFGYFWPADLVELTLKDGKHVIGQLAGEEVSPKGIPRIRMKIGNRDLYGLDYRWIDTNQIVERATPADLVMVERREWGNFYGRLRTLTKEEQPVAEEVEAVWQSLPPLLRQAESSEADSPYTVLVADANGREKPIGLSQVVRVLRPNALSTPEKVWVYAGNVWMVLTTEPREANTEGGIFPAIFGTVMMVLIMSLVVTPFGVIGALYLREYARQGVIVRTVRIAVNNLAGVPSIVFGVFGLGFFVYGVGGTIDALLFSDRLPTPTFGTGGILWASLTLALLTVPVVIVATEEGLAAVPREYREGSIGLGATKWETIWKVVLPTALPGILTGLILAMARAAGEVAPLMLTGVVKLAPAMPIDWTWPFLHLDRKFMHLGFHIYDVGFQSPNVEAAKPMVYVTTLVLILVVVLLNLTGIVLRNRMRRKYAGSTV, from the coding sequence ATGAAACAGTGGATCAGACAGTTCATGGCAAGCGGGGAACTCTTTATTTGGGGCTGTGGGGCGGGGCTGTCTCTGTCGCTCCTGATGATCGGAGGGCTTCTTGTTCTGATCCTTATGAACGGATTCGGGTATTTCTGGCCGGCTGACCTTGTCGAATTGACCCTCAAGGACGGTAAACATGTGATCGGTCAGTTGGCGGGGGAAGAAGTAAGTCCGAAAGGGATCCCACGAATACGGATGAAGATCGGCAATCGGGATCTCTACGGGCTCGACTATCGGTGGATCGATACCAATCAGATTGTCGAACGAGCCACGCCAGCCGATCTCGTGATGGTCGAGCGTCGTGAATGGGGGAACTTCTACGGACGTCTCCGAACGCTTACGAAGGAAGAACAGCCTGTAGCTGAGGAGGTGGAAGCGGTTTGGCAGTCCCTCCCGCCCCTGCTTCGGCAGGCAGAATCGAGTGAAGCGGACAGCCCATACACGGTGCTCGTTGCCGATGCCAATGGTAGAGAAAAGCCCATCGGGCTAAGCCAAGTTGTGCGGGTCTTACGTCCCAACGCGCTGTCGACGCCGGAGAAGGTGTGGGTCTACGCCGGCAACGTCTGGATGGTCTTGACCACGGAACCACGAGAGGCCAACACGGAGGGCGGAATCTTTCCAGCCATTTTCGGAACCGTGATGATGGTGCTGATCATGAGCCTTGTCGTAACCCCATTCGGTGTGATCGGGGCTCTATATCTCAGGGAGTATGCACGTCAGGGTGTTATCGTAAGGACTGTCCGCATCGCCGTCAACAATCTAGCCGGGGTTCCTTCCATTGTCTTCGGTGTATTCGGGTTGGGGTTTTTTGTGTATGGCGTCGGTGGCACGATTGATGCTCTGTTGTTTTCCGATCGGCTGCCGACCCCGACATTCGGTACAGGCGGCATCCTCTGGGCTTCGCTCACGCTGGCGCTTTTAACCGTGCCTGTTGTCATTGTCGCGACGGAGGAGGGGTTAGCAGCCGTGCCACGGGAGTACCGAGAAGGGTCGATCGGTTTGGGGGCGACCAAATGGGAAACTATATGGAAGGTCGTGCTTCCCACGGCGCTTCCGGGAATCCTTACCGGGTTGATCCTTGCCATGGCTCGTGCGGCCGGAGAGGTCGCTCCCTTGATGTTGACCGGCGTGGTGAAACTGGCGCCGGCCATGCCGATCGACTGGACCTGGCCGTTTTTGCATTTAGACCGGAAGTTTATGCATTTGGGGTTTCATATCTATGACGTGGGGTTCCAATCACCGAACGTCGAAGCCGCCAAACCGATGGTCTATGTGACGACATTGGTGTTGATTCTCGTGGTGGTGCTGCTGAATTTGACCGGAATCGTCTTGCGAAATCGAATGAGGAGGAAATATGCTGGATCAACAGTATGA
- a CDS encoding phosphate ABC transporter ATP-binding protein, translated as MDSTLQPQSGASGKPKLRVQGFNFYYGLVQSLFKINMEIPEHQVTAFIGPSGCGKSTLLRCMNRLNDLIEGARHEGNILIDNMDIFNPMIDITDLRKRVGMVFQKSNPFPKSIHENVAYGPRLQGLKNRAVLDEIVERSLRGAGLWEEVKDRLHKSALGLSGGQQQRLCIARALAVKPDVLLMDEPCSALDPIATGIIEELLFSLKKELTVVIVTHNMQQAARVSDSTAFMYLGRLIEFGRTKQLFTNPSNKQTEDYITGRFG; from the coding sequence ATGGACTCCACCCTACAGCCTCAGTCCGGAGCTTCGGGAAAGCCGAAGCTCCGGGTACAGGGCTTCAATTTTTATTATGGACTCGTGCAATCCCTGTTTAAAATCAACATGGAGATTCCCGAACACCAGGTGACGGCGTTTATCGGGCCGTCGGGTTGCGGGAAATCCACATTGCTCCGCTGCATGAATCGCCTCAATGATCTCATCGAAGGGGCTCGACATGAAGGGAATATCCTTATCGATAACATGGATATTTTCAATCCCATGATCGATATCACCGACCTTCGAAAACGCGTGGGGATGGTCTTTCAAAAGTCTAATCCCTTCCCGAAATCAATCCATGAAAATGTCGCATACGGTCCACGGTTGCAAGGTTTGAAAAACCGGGCGGTGTTGGACGAGATTGTCGAGCGCAGCCTTCGAGGGGCAGGCCTCTGGGAAGAAGTGAAGGACCGGCTTCACAAGAGTGCACTTGGGCTATCCGGAGGGCAACAGCAACGGCTCTGCATCGCACGGGCCCTCGCCGTCAAGCCTGATGTCCTCCTGATGGATGAGCCCTGCTCGGCGCTGGATCCAATTGCCACCGGGATCATCGAAGAATTGCTCTTTTCCCTGAAGAAAGAGTTGACCGTCGTCATCGTGACGCACAACATGCAGCAGGCGGCGCGGGTATCCGATAGTACGGCGTTCATGTATCTCGGTCGGCTGATCGAGTTCGGTCGCACCAAGCAGCTGTTCACGAATCCCTCGAACAAACAGACCGAAGACTATATCACCGGACGATTCGGGTGA
- the phoU gene encoding phosphate signaling complex protein PhoU: MQRHFDEELAELKTKLVRMAGLAEDQIDKALAALVNRDSALACRVIERDHKVNALDVEIDEACIELLALHQPAARDLRLVTTAMKLSTELERISDLAESICERAIELNEEPQLKPYIDIPRMGNLARMMVKESIDAFVKEDAKLARKVIMDDDFVDDLMEQLFRELLSFMVENPHTISRAIRLSFIAKSLERVGDHATNIAELVVYLVEGKIIRHTAPTVSPE; encoded by the coding sequence ATTCAACGACATTTCGACGAGGAACTTGCTGAGTTAAAGACGAAACTGGTACGGATGGCCGGGTTGGCCGAGGACCAGATCGACAAGGCTCTGGCCGCACTGGTCAACCGGGATTCGGCTCTGGCCTGTCGTGTGATCGAGCGAGACCACAAAGTGAACGCGTTGGATGTGGAGATCGACGAAGCCTGTATCGAGTTGTTGGCGCTCCATCAACCAGCGGCGCGTGATCTACGGTTAGTCACGACGGCCATGAAGCTATCCACCGAGCTCGAACGCATCAGCGACCTGGCGGAGAGTATCTGTGAGCGAGCGATCGAGCTGAACGAAGAGCCTCAACTCAAGCCCTACATCGACATCCCACGGATGGGAAACCTGGCCCGGATGATGGTGAAGGAAAGCATCGATGCCTTCGTGAAGGAAGACGCCAAACTGGCCAGGAAAGTGATCATGGATGATGACTTCGTCGATGATCTTATGGAGCAGTTGTTTCGTGAGCTGCTCTCTTTCATGGTGGAAAATCCGCATACGATCTCCCGTGCCATCCGGTTGAGCTTTATCGCCAAGTCTCTCGAGCGAGTGGGGGATCATGCGACGAATATTGCTGAGCTCGTTGTGTACCTGGTGGAAGGCAAGATCATTCGGCATACAGCCCCGACGGTTTCACCAGAATGA